The Sporosarcina ureae genome includes a region encoding these proteins:
- a CDS encoding ATP-binding protein, whose amino-acid sequence MDQVTLASIDQPFFSTKEDGTGLGMVITKKISADHKGTLQVESQQSAWTKVWISLPLANDTLH is encoded by the coding sequence ATGGATCAGGTGACTTTAGCATCTATTGATCAGCCTTTCTTTTCTACAAAAGAAGATGGCACAGGGCTCGGTATGGTAATTACAAAGAAAATTAGTGCGGACCACAAAGGCACTTTGCAGGTCGAAAGCCAGCAAAGTGCGTGGACGAAAGTTTGGATTTCGCTACCGCTAGCGAATGATACGCTTCACTAA
- a CDS encoding PAS domain S-box protein, with product MSKNFIPTVRYVNYLDLSFEQSQDAISVFDLDDNIITCNPAFKQLYGWTLEECLG from the coding sequence ATGTCAAAAAACTTTATTCCTACCGTACGTTATGTGAATTATCTAGATTTATCTTTTGAGCAGTCACAGGATGCGATCTCCGTGTTCGATTTGGATGACAATATAATTACTTGTAACCCTGCATTTAAACAGTTATATGGTTGGACCTTGGAAGAGTGTTTAGGGTAA
- a CDS encoding UDP-N-acetylmuramoyl-L-alanyl-D-glutamate--2,6-diaminopimelate ligase, whose translation MNTKELLSVLPVKTIKGTLPENVTDVAVDSRAVQDGGVFVCLKGYTVNGHQFVKSALLSGARVIIASEPIMIDEERTAVVYVENTSKAIELLASKYYQYPSKRMKMIGVTGTNGKTSVGNIIHDMLRQTEEKTAVSGTIGFKLNDILYETENTTTDVLTTQQMIAQAANEGCESMIMEVSSHGLVEGRLAGTEFDIAIFTNLTHDHLDYHKTMENYSAAKGLLFAQLGQQLDQKKFAIINADDPWSSKMMEMTSFPIFTYGIHVKSSFQAMSIEMQSNYTRFQLQAPDGTFTVTMPLIGEFNVYNSLAAIAALYAKGMATEDILPLIANVSTVKGRLEKVETSLPLTIFIDYAHSPDAIEKAIATVQPLKKEGNRLLFLIGTGGNRDRLKRPIMGEKAAAADYVVFTTDDPRDEPYESIISELSATMPHNQYACIGDREEAVRHTIEQANAGDIIIFAGKGHEDFQIIGNTKYAHSDAQIALEEAAKKFGDTTINK comes from the coding sequence ATGAATACGAAAGAATTACTATCTGTATTACCTGTAAAAACTATAAAAGGAACATTGCCGGAAAATGTGACAGACGTGGCGGTGGATTCACGAGCTGTTCAGGATGGTGGAGTATTTGTCTGCCTGAAAGGTTATACAGTGAACGGCCACCAATTTGTCAAGAGTGCGTTATTGAGTGGTGCACGTGTCATTATTGCATCAGAGCCAATCATGATAGATGAAGAACGCACAGCGGTAGTGTATGTTGAAAACACTTCGAAAGCGATCGAGTTACTGGCGTCTAAGTACTATCAGTATCCTTCAAAGCGTATGAAGATGATTGGTGTAACTGGAACTAATGGAAAAACGAGTGTCGGCAATATCATTCATGACATGCTGCGACAGACTGAAGAAAAGACAGCAGTGTCAGGGACGATTGGTTTCAAATTAAATGATATTCTGTATGAAACAGAAAATACGACGACTGATGTTTTGACTACCCAGCAAATGATTGCACAAGCTGCAAATGAAGGTTGCGAATCGATGATTATGGAGGTTTCTTCACACGGCTTAGTTGAAGGTCGACTGGCAGGAACAGAATTTGATATTGCGATTTTCACTAACTTAACGCATGACCATTTGGATTACCATAAAACGATGGAGAATTACAGCGCAGCGAAAGGTTTATTGTTTGCACAATTGGGTCAACAGCTGGATCAGAAAAAGTTTGCGATTATCAATGCAGATGATCCATGGAGCAGTAAAATGATGGAAATGACTTCGTTTCCTATCTTTACATACGGCATCCATGTGAAGTCTTCATTCCAAGCAATGTCAATCGAAATGCAGTCAAACTATACGAGATTTCAATTGCAAGCACCAGACGGAACGTTCACCGTTACTATGCCGTTGATAGGTGAGTTTAATGTCTATAATTCCTTGGCAGCTATTGCAGCATTATATGCCAAAGGAATGGCGACGGAAGATATTTTACCGCTGATCGCGAACGTATCGACTGTGAAAGGTCGTCTTGAAAAAGTGGAAACCTCTCTACCACTGACGATTTTCATTGATTATGCCCATTCACCAGATGCAATTGAAAAAGCAATTGCTACCGTCCAACCTTTAAAAAAAGAAGGCAATCGTCTTCTATTCTTGATTGGAACAGGAGGCAATCGTGATCGTCTGAAGCGTCCAATCATGGGAGAAAAAGCAGCAGCTGCAGATTATGTCGTCTTCACAACAGATGATCCACGAGATGAGCCGTATGAGTCAATCATATCGGAACTTAGTGCCACGATGCCACATAATCAGTACGCATGTATAGGAGATAGAGAAGAAGCAGTACGCCATACTATTGAACAAGCGAATGCCGGAGATATCATTATATTCGCCGGAAAAGGTCATGAAGATTTTCAAATTATCGGCAATACAAAATATGCGCATTCAGATGCACAAATTGCACTTGAAGAAGCTGCTAAAAAGTTTGGCGACACCACGATTAATAAATGA
- a CDS encoding peptide chain release factor 3: protein MQKNKHDEITSRRTFAIISHPDAGKTTITEKLLYFGGAIRDAGTVKGKKSGKFATSDWMEIEKQRGISVTSSVLQFDYAGKRVNILDTPGHEDFSEDTYRTLMAVDAAVMMVDSAKGIEPQTIKLFKVCKMRGIPIFTFINKMDRQGKEPLELMEELEEVLEIQSYAMNWPIGMGKEFLGIYDRFNQRIELARPNTSEERYLPIDEEGELAVEHSMKETSYYKQALEDVMLLNEAGNDFDEERIAKGDLTPVFFGSALTNFGVQTFLETFLQFAPEPQPRLTKDAEYVDPESDVFSGFIFKIQANMNPAHRDRIAFVRIVSGEFERGMTVNVPRLSKNFKLSQTTQFLADDRETVNQAVAGDIIGLYDTGNYQIGDTVIGGKANFQFEALPQFTPELFVRVNAKNVMKSKQFHKGILQLVQEGAIQYYKTLHTEEVILGAVGQLQFEVFEHRMRAEYHVEVQMETMGSKVARWIENEEDVKETMAGQRALLVKDRHERKVFLFENDFAMRWFQDKFPDIKLYNQL from the coding sequence ATGCAAAAGAATAAACATGATGAAATTACTTCGCGACGAACGTTTGCGATTATTTCTCACCCGGATGCCGGTAAAACGACAATTACTGAAAAGTTACTATATTTTGGCGGAGCGATTCGCGATGCTGGAACAGTTAAAGGAAAGAAATCAGGAAAATTCGCTACGTCTGACTGGATGGAAATTGAAAAACAACGAGGTATATCGGTAACATCCTCCGTTTTACAATTTGACTATGCGGGCAAACGCGTCAATATTTTGGATACACCAGGACACGAAGATTTCAGTGAAGATACGTATAGAACATTGATGGCAGTGGACGCAGCCGTCATGATGGTCGATTCGGCAAAAGGAATTGAGCCACAGACGATTAAATTGTTCAAAGTATGTAAAATGCGTGGAATTCCAATCTTTACATTCATCAATAAAATGGACCGACAAGGTAAAGAGCCATTGGAGCTAATGGAAGAATTGGAAGAAGTGTTAGAAATCCAATCATACGCAATGAATTGGCCAATCGGTATGGGAAAAGAGTTCCTAGGTATTTATGACCGTTTCAATCAACGTATTGAGTTAGCGCGTCCGAATACAAGTGAAGAACGTTACCTTCCAATCGACGAAGAGGGCGAGCTTGCGGTAGAACATTCCATGAAAGAGACATCTTATTATAAACAAGCTCTAGAAGATGTCATGCTATTGAATGAAGCAGGAAACGACTTCGATGAAGAACGTATTGCGAAAGGTGATTTAACACCTGTATTTTTTGGTAGTGCATTGACTAATTTTGGTGTTCAGACGTTCTTAGAAACGTTTCTACAGTTCGCACCTGAGCCGCAACCTAGACTAACAAAAGACGCTGAATACGTAGATCCAGAGTCTGACGTTTTTTCAGGCTTCATCTTCAAAATTCAGGCTAATATGAATCCTGCACATCGGGATCGTATTGCATTTGTCCGAATTGTCTCAGGTGAGTTTGAACGTGGCATGACTGTAAATGTCCCACGACTTTCAAAGAATTTTAAGTTGTCTCAAACGACTCAGTTCCTTGCGGATGATCGTGAAACCGTCAATCAGGCAGTAGCAGGTGATATCATTGGCTTATATGATACCGGTAACTATCAAATCGGTGATACAGTCATCGGTGGTAAAGCTAATTTCCAGTTTGAAGCACTTCCGCAATTTACTCCTGAGTTATTCGTTAGAGTAAACGCTAAAAACGTGATGAAATCCAAACAGTTCCACAAAGGGATCTTACAACTTGTGCAAGAAGGTGCTATTCAATATTATAAAACCTTGCATACTGAAGAAGTCATTCTCGGTGCAGTAGGTCAGCTTCAATTCGAAGTTTTCGAACACCGTATGAGAGCGGAATACCATGTGGAAGTTCAGATGGAGACGATGGGATCCAAAGTAGCACGCTGGATTGAAAACGAAGAAGATGTAAAAGAGACTATGGCAGGGCAACGTGCATTACTCGTAAAAGATCGACATGAACGTAAAGTTTTCTTGTTCGAAAACGATTTTGCGATGCGTTGGTTCCAAGATAAATTCCCAGATATCAAGTTATATAATCAATTATAA